CATCCAATCCGGGAGGCACATTGATGGAAAACAAGTCCGTTTTCGGCGCCAAAGAGATGTACGCTGTCATACTGCTTGCTCTAATGAATTTCTTTTTATTCGCAGACCAGAACCTGATGGCGCCCAACCTGACGCAGATCGCCCGCGAGTTCGGCTTCACCGATTTACAGCGCGATACCAAGCTCGGCGGCAACATCTCCTTCGTTTTCTGGGTGCTCGGCGGGCTTGTTACGCTCGGGATCGGCTATCTCACCGACCTGATCTCACGGCGGAACCTCTTTATATTGGTCATCCTCCTCGGGGAGGTCCCCTGCCTGCTTACAGGCTTTGCGCAAACCTATGACCAACTCTTCTGGCTGAGGGCCGCAACCGGAATCGGTATTGGCGGCGCGCTCCCCCTCACCTATTCAATGATCGGCGATTACTTCTCGGCACGGAACAGGGCCTCGGCGGCCGCCTGGCTCGGACTTGCCCAGGGAATGGGGATCGCCGCGGGACAACTTCTGGCTGGTTTCATAGGCACGGAATACGGCTGGAGGCTGCCCTTCATCATCGTAGCCCTTCCCAATTTTCTTTTAATCTTTCTGTTCTGGCTGACGGTCAAAGAGCCTGTTCGTGGAAACGCGGAGGAAAGCCTTCGCGAACTTATCGAGAGCGGCAAGGTGTATGCAGGACGCATTAACTGGAGACTTTACAAAGATATTTTCAAGATCAAGACAAACATTCTGGTCTTTTTACAGGGTATTCCCGGCACAGTCCCCTGGGGCGTGTTCTTTATATTTCTCAACGACTTTTATTCGCAGGACAAAGGCTTCTCGGTGGAGGTCGCAACGCTAATCGTGATGACGGTCGGCGGCGCCGCGATAATCGGGGCTTTTGTGGGCGGTTTGTGGGGCAACAAGCTGTACAATATCAATCCCCGCCTTCTGCCGCTGTTGTGCGGCTCAACGACCCTGCTCGGCATCATACCCATGGCCCTTCTGCTTAACTACCCTTCGCAGATCGGTGTTGAGAATCCCAGTATGATACTGCCGCTGGCCATCGGATTCATAACGGGCTTCACCATCACCATTACCGGGCCAAATGTTAAGGCGATTATACTCAACGTCAATTCGCCCGAGACCAGGGGGTCCATCTTTTCTCTTTTCAACCTGGCCGATGACCTCGGGAAGGGTTTCGGTCCCGTAATTATCAGCCTGCTCATCGTCGCTTTCGGCAGGTTGTGGGCGTTCAATATCGCGAACCTCTTCTGGCTGGTGTGCGGGGTGCTGCTGCTCGTCATGATATGGACTTTCCCCAAAGACGAAGAGTCCCTCAACAATCTGTTAAAGCAACGAGCGCGCGAGATGAGGAATTGACGCTTCTCGATTACATCATCTGGTTCCTGGTTCACATTCACCGGCTCCAGGGAAACGAATACTCTTGCGTATTGTGATAATACGCTGATTACCTCAGCGATTCAAAAAAGGGGGCACCAAAGGGCACCCTCTTTTTTTTTAATGATAGACGTGCAGTTTTAGTAAAAATCTTTATTAATGCGGGCGTAAAATAAAATTTTATTGACAGGAATACATATAATGAACTAAGTTCATTATATGAATAATATTCATTGCGTTTCCACTGGATGTCAGCCTGTATAGCCTTACGTCTGTTGGATGGCACCGTTTTCACAATTCGGCAAGTATCCAACCAACGGAACGTACGAGGTTTATATGATTGAACGCACTTCATCAGACGTCGTGATAATAGGTGGTGTGGCGGCAGGGCCTAAAACTGGCGCGGTGCTTGCACGAAGGTCTCCCGCTCTTAACATCGTTCTTTTTCAGAGAGAAGACTATCTTTCATACGCTTCGTGCGGGCTGCCTTATTTCGCGTCGGGAGATGTTTCTTCTTTCGCCCAGCTCACCAGAACATCTTACGGCGTCGAGCGCAATCCAATGTTTTTCAAAAAGACCAAGGGGTTCGATGTCGTGACCGGCGCCGAGGTCATTTCAATCGATCGCGATAAAAAACTTGTGGCAGTCAAAGAAGCCAAAACCGGAACCGTACGCTCCCACGGATATTCCCGGCTTGTAATCGCCACGGGAGCGAGGCCTAAAACGCCGCCCTTCCATGTTCCCATGAGTCCGTTTATACGCTATTTTACCCGCCCGGATGATGCGATATCGTTTCGAAAACTCGCCGAGCGCGGTAAAATCGGCAGTCTGGTCATTATCGGCGGTGGGTATATAGGCTGCGAGCTGGCGGAAGCGGCAACGGTATGGGGATTCGATACGACGCTTGTCGAGCGCGAGCCACATCTTCTGCCGGGAGGATTTGACGGGGAGATGGCCGCGCACTCGAAGCGTGCGCTCGAGGCCGCTGGTATTGCGGTACGTACGAAATGCGAGGTGACCGGTATAACGCTTTCCGGCGAAAAACCCGTGGTCGCCCTGTCGGACGTCTCTATTACGACTGATTATGTCATCATATGCCTCGGCGTGACACCCGAAAGCGCCCTGGCGCGAGAATGCGGACTGGCTGTGGGTGAAAAGGGCGGAATCATCGTCAACGAGCACATGCGGACTTCGGACCCGTCGATTTACGCCGGAGGCGACTGCGTTGAGGTGCGGCATCTATTGACAGGCGGACGCGCGTATTTCCCTCTGGGGTCGCTTGCGAACAGACACGGTAGAGTAATAGCGGAAAATATAGCCGGAAAACCAGCCGCGTTTCCCGGCGCGCTTGGGGCGGCGCTGGTAAAGGTATGCGGATTGAACATGGGATGTGTCGGCCTGAGCGAAACACAGGCGAGGGCCGAGGGAATTGCTTGCGACTGCATATGGGGAGGATTCGCCGATAAACCCGATTACTATCCCGACGCGAAAGAAATGATGCTTAAAATGGTGTATGATAAGGCCAACGGCAGGCTGCTCGGACTGCAGGCGGTCGGTACCGGCGATATATGCAGAAGAATTGACGTCTTCTCTTCCATGCTGCAACGTGCGGCGTCGGTCGGTGATCTCATCGATTTCGAGCACGGATATGCGCCGCCCTACTCCGAAGCTCTTGACCCCCTTCACCACCTGGCGTCGCTCGCCGAAGCGCGTGCGTCGGGCCTTGAAATGCTTCCGCCATGTGTGGCCTCCGATCGATACGAAGAGCTTATCGGCGGAAAGTTTAGCTGGCTTGACATTCGAGAGGATGAGCATTTTTCGGGGAATAAGCCCCCCCTGTACGACCACAGGACTGTCGTCCACATACCCTTAAACGAATTACGCGAAAGAATCGCGGAACTCGACAGGTCCGTGGCATACGTCATCATGTGCGGTCGCGGCGCCCGTTCGTATCAGGCGTGGTCCATTTTACACGCGGCCGGCTTTGCCAAAGCGTTCGTCGCCGGCGGCGGATTGGCGGGCGCTGCCGGGTAGTTTTTGAGTATCGACCGGAACAATAATCAGCCCTGCCATTGCGACAGGGTTATATGTCTGGCCTGAAGCAGGGATTTTTTCCCCGACCTTGCGGGAAGAAAAACGGATAGATGCGATTCGCTGAACAATACTATAATGATACAAAACTTTATAAAAGCCAACCGCGATGAAATACTCAGACGCTGGAGAAGGTCTGTACTGTCTTCCTATTCCAGCCAGGGCGCCTCGTTCATGGAGGGCGAACGCGATCGCTTCGCCAACCCCGTAGGCGCCTCCATCAATGATGTTACGTCTCACCTGCTCGAATGCCTGATAGAAGGAATCGATGAAAACGGTTATTCGGATACGCTTGAGCGTTTTATTAAGATCCGTGCGGTCCAGGAATACACGGCATCGCAGGCGGTGGGCTTCGTCTTTATGCTCAAGAACGCGATTATTGAGACCCCGGGTTACAACGCGGCGTTTAGGGACGCGTACGCCGGGGAATTCACCGTATTCAACCGTATCGACAGAATGGCGCTTGCGGCGTTCGACCGTTACGCCGCCTGCCGAGAAAATCTGCACGATATCGCGATGAATGAATTTAAGCGCCACAATCGGAAAATTATGGAACGACCCGGCCCGTCCAAGACCGCGGGCGATATCTGACCTACGGAGCGGTCATATGGGTTTAACACTCTCCCTTCTTCTCGTTGGCGCGCTGGCGCTTGTCGCTTACGCGTTATCCGGAAACATGCCGGCCGTATTCGGTATCTGGGTGCCCTATGCGGCCTCGACACTGTTTCTCGTGGGGATGGTCTACCGCGTGATCGACTGGGCGCGCTCCCCGGTTCCGTTTCGCATCACGACCACCTGCGGACAGGCAAAATCCCTTCCCTGGATCAGGTCGGAGCCGCTGGAAAGCCCATCAGGGCTCATCAGCGTACTGGGCCGCATGTTTCTCGAGGTGCTGTTTTTCAGGTCCCTTTTTCGCAACAGCAAGGCGGATGTCCATGGAGGCCCGAAACTCGTGTACGGGTCGAGTAAATGGCTTTGGATTTTCGCCATGCTGTTCCACTGGTCGTTTCTCGTCACCTTCATCCGTCATCTGAGGTTTTTCACCGAACCGGTCCCGTTTCTCGTCACGCTCGCGCATTCGCTTGACGGGATATTCGAGATCGGCGTGCCGGCCCTCTACATCACCAACGCGCTGATTCTGCTCGCGCTCTCCTGCCTGCTTGTCAGGCGTATCATCGTGCCCCATCTGCGGTATATTTCGCTTCTTACCGATTATCTCCCGCTGATCATGCTTTTCGGCATCGTACTGTCGGGGGTCATTATGCGCTACTTCGTCAAGACCGACGTCGTCGCGGCGAAGAAGCTCATCATGAGCCTTCTCGTGTTCTCGCCCGCGATACCCGATGGGCTCGGCGCGGCATTCTACATTCACCTCTTCCTGGTCTGCGTGTTTTTCGCGCTCTTCCCCGTAACAAAGCTCAGCCACATGGCCGGCGTGTTCCTTTCGCCTACCCGTAATCTGGCCAACACCAACCGCGTGAAGCGGCACATAAACCCGTGGAACGCGCCGGTAAAGGTCCATACCTACGAGGAGTGGGAGGATGAATTCAGTGACAGGCTGAAGGCCGCCGGATACCAACTGGAGAGGGACTGACATGGCACTCAAGTTACGCCACGATGAAGTGATGAATTTCGACCTCCGGCCCTCCGGAAAGGGCTGGATGGACACCAAGCCGGAATTCAGCAAGGGGACGTACTGCTTCTCCGGTGTGCGGAAGCACGTCGAGTACCTGGAGCAGCCGAATCCCCGCGAGTGGCAGCCCTACGACGACGACTGGAAGCTGCCGGAGAGATGGGAGGAGACAATTATCAAGGGCTTTGAGGACCGCCTTTCGCGTTTCCGCTCGTTCAAGCTCTTTATGGACATCTGCGTACGCTGCGGCGCATGCTCGGACAAGTGCCACTATTTCATAGGATCTGGGGACCCCAAGAACATGCCGGTGCTGCGGGCCGAGCTGATGCGTTCCGTATACAGAAAGCGCTTTACCGCGGCGGGTAAGATACTTGGGCGGCTCGTCGGCGCGCGCGATATCGACGAGGCGGTTCTCAAGGAATGGTTCTATTATTTTTATCAGTGCACCGAGTGCCGGCGGTGCTCGGTCTTCTGCCCGTACGGCATCGACACGGCCGAGATTACCATGATTGGCCGGGAGCTCCTCAACATGGTCGGCCTCAACATCAACTGGATCATCGAACCGGCTTCCAACTGTTTCCGTACCGGCAATCATCTCGGCATCCAGCCGCACACGTTCAAGGACAACATTGAGTTCGCCGTCGACGAGATCGAGAGCATCACCGGCATAAGGGTGAATCCCACCATCAACCGCAGGGGCGCCGAGGTTCTCTTCATAATCCCTTCGGCCGATATCTTCGCCGACCCGCACATCTTCACCTTCTACGGCTACCTGACGCTCTTCCACGAGATAGGGCTCGATTACACCTTCAGCGCATACGCGTCCGAGGGCGGCAATTTCGGCCTCTTTTTTTCACACGAGATGGTCAAACGCCTCAACGCCAAGATATATGCCGAGGCCAAACGTCTCGGCGTGAAGTACATCATCGGCGGCGAGTGCGGCCACATGTGGCGCGTGATGCACCAGTATATGGACACCATGAACGGACCGGCCGAAACGAAAGGCGACCCGGTTTCCTCAATCACCGGGACGCGCTTCGATCACGCGCGAGCGACAAAGATGGTGCACATCTGCGAGTTTACATCGGACCTCATCCATCATAAAAAACTGAACCTCGACCCCTCGCGCAACGACGCCTATCGCGTCACCTTCCACGACTCGTGCAATCCCGCGCGCGCGATGGGAATGCTCGAGGAGCCCAGGATTGTCATCAAATCCTCGTGCAACAATTTCTTCGAGATGCCCGAAAACACCATCCGCGAGCAGACATTCTGCTGCGGCAGCGGCTCGGGGCTGGGCACCGACGAGAACCTCGAGATGCGAATGCGCGGCGGTCTTCCCAGGGCAAATGCCGTTAAGCACGTGCACGACAGGCACGGCGTGAATATGCTCTCGTGCATCTGCGCGATCGACAAGGCCACGCTTCCCGCCCTCATGGACTACTGGGTCGGCGGCGTCGAGGTGTGCGGAGTGCACGAACTGCTCGGTAACGCCCTTATGATGAAGGGCGAGAAGGAGCGCACCGTAAACCTCCGCGGAGAGGAGCTTGCAGCGAAGGAGAAGTCCAATGCATGACAGGATAAAGATATTCGGAGGGCTTGCGCTCTTCATCGCCCTCGCCACGTTTCCGGTCTGGTATGCGCGTGCGACCGGCAGGGCAAACGTCGCTCCCGAGCCGAAGCTCGTCAACGCGGGTAAGGAGTGCGTGAATACGAGGGCTTATATGCGCGAATATCACATGACCATGCTTAATGAATGGCGCGACGAGGTGATACGCGACGGGAAACGCGTTCCCATTACGGTTGCCGGTGTGAAATACCAGAAAAGCCTGACGGGCTCCTGTATGAAATGCCACGCCAACAAGGCGGATTTCTGCGATACCTGCCACAACTATCTGGGCGTATCGCCCTCGTGCTGGGACTGCCATAACTATCCCGGGGAGCGGAAGCATGAAACGCGATAACAACAACGAACTCAGCCGAAGGGGATTCCTGAAAAAAGCGGGACTGCTGGGGCTTTCCGTGGCGGGAGCGGGCGCTCTCATGGAAGTCGTTTTCGGCGACGACGTCCTGGCGGCTTCGGCGGCCGAATCGTCCGCGGCGGTACGATGGGCCATGGTCGTCGACATGACGAAATGCGCCGGAAGGGACGCCTGCACCGACTGCATGACCGCCTGCCATCGCGCGCACAACGTTCCTTCCATAAAAAGCAGGCGTCACGAGATAAAGTGGATTTGGAAGGAGCCCTTCGTAAACGCCTTTCCCGAATTGCGCGGCGGCCGTCTGCGCGCCGACCTGGCCAAAACCGATTTCATCGTGCTTTGCAACCATTGCGACAATCCGCCCTGCGTGCGCGTATGCCCCACAAAGGCCACCTGGAGGCGTCCGGACGGGATCGTGATGATGGATATGCACCGCTGTATTGGCTGCCGGTACTGCATGGCGGCGTGCCCGTACGGTTCGCGCAGCTTCAACTGGATGGATCCGCGCAAAGCGCTGGATGAAAAGGCGATAAATCAGGACTACCCGACACGAACGAAGGGCGTCGTCGAGAAGTGCGATTTCTGCGCGGAACGGGTCGATCACGGACGGCTTCCGGTATGCGTCGAGGCGTGCAAAGAGAAGGCACTCGCGTTCGGAAACCTGTCAGACGCAAAAAGTAATGTGAGCAAACTGTGCGCGGGGCGTTTCGCCATCCGGCGAAAGCCGGAACTCGGCACCAGGCCGGAAGTCTATTATATTGTATGAGGTCGGTATGTTTGAAAAAGCGCTTTCCGGAAGCAGAAAATACTGGACGCTCGTGTTCATTCTTCTCGCGCTCGCGGGGGCGGGGGTGTTCTTTTACCTGAGACAACTTTCCGAGGGACTGGTGGTTACCGGCATGGGAAGGGACGTCTCGTGGGGTTTCTATATCTCGCAGTTTACCTTTCTCGTCGGCGTTGCGGCCTCCGCGGTCATGGTGGTGCTCCCCTACTACCTTCACGATTTCAAGGCATTCGGGAAGATCACCATCCTTGGCGAGTTCCTCGCCATTTCGGCGGTGATCATGTGCATACTTTTCGTATTCGTGGATATGGGACAGCCGTTCAGAATATTCAATATGTTCCTCCATCCCACGCCGAATTCCATGATGTTCTGGGACACGGTTGCGCTCATAGGGTACCTGCTCCTTAACCTGTTCATAGGATGGGCGACGCTCGGCGCGGAGCGAAAAGGCGTCGCGCCGCCTGCATGGTCCAGGCCGCTTATATATATTTCAATCCCCTGGGCGGTGAGCATCCACACGGTAACCGCGTTTCTGTATGCCGGCATCCCCGGCCGGCACCTGTGGCTTACTGCGATCATGGCGGCGCGTTTTCTCGCCTCTGCGTTCGCGTCGGGGCCGGCGCTGCTCATTCTGCTTTGCATGGTGGTCCGCCGGTACACCAGTTTCGATCCGGGCCGCGAGCCGATCCAGGCGCTGGGCAAGATCGTCGCCTACGCCATGACGATTAACCTGTTCTTTATCGGCCTTGAGTTCTTCACCGCGTATTACAGCGGGATACCCGGGCACAGTCATTCCCTCGACTATCTTTTCTTCGGGCTCGATGGGCACGGGGCACTGGTTCCGTTTATGTGGACCTCGTTGGGACTTGCGGTGCTGGCACTGGCGCTCCTTATCAATCCGTCGACGCGTCGCAACGATCGCTGGCTTGCGACAGGAGCCGCGGCGGTCTTTTTCTCCATCTGGCTGGACAAGGGGCTCGGACTGGTCGTAGGCGGTTTCATTCCGAATCCTTTTAATTCGATAACCGAATATTTCCCGACCGCTCCCGAGCTCATCATAAGCCTCGGCGTGTGGGCGCTGGGTTTTCTCATACTGACGCTGCTTTACCAGATAACGGTGGCGGTTCGGGAAGAAGCACGGCAATAAAAAAGCGACAGGAGTAAGGCGTGTCGACAAAAGAAATGCAGGATGAGAAAGTTGGAAAACTGGTGGAAGACCGGCTGATATCGAAAACCTTTGTGACGGTCGCGTAATCGCTTATTAAGGCGGGGGTTTTATGGATTTTTACCGTTGCCAGAGGTATTTTTGTTGATACGATTATAATCAAGGAGGGACCTGTGTCTGCTCTTGTTTTGATGATATGCACATACGCGGCGGTCGTGATTTTTATCGGCGTTGTCGCTTACCGAACAATTAAAATAGCCAGAATGCCCGTCCATCTGCGGTGGGAACTCGCACCTGTCCCGCACGAAAAGGGAAAGAGTGCATATGGCGGTTCGTATCTCGAGGAATATGAATGGTGGACAAAGGAGCGCGAGAGCTCGATAATCAACGAAATGGTCTACATGGCGAAGGAGATATTCCTCCTGAAAGGAGTATGGGCGAACAACCGGGGATTATGGCCGTTCACGTTTTTATTTCATAACGGGATATACCTGCTCGCGGCGGCCGTTGGATTCGTTTTCATCAGCGCGGTCCTTTTAACGTTTGCATCCGCCGTCGCCGTGCTCGATTTTACACTTGCTCTTGTATCGATCTTTGTTATCGGCGGTTACCTGACGGGAACCGTCGGATCGTCCGGACTGCTCGTCAAGAGATTTGTCGATCCCGACCTCAAACCGTTCAACAGTACGTCGACCTATCTTAACCTTGTGTTGATGGGCCTCCTGTTCGGAAGCGGACTGTTTGCCTTCTTCGCGACCGGTGATTATGCTCTCGAATTGAGCTATTTTGCGCGATCCGTCATTACTCTTTCGCCGCAGTCATACGTCGCCATTCCGGTAGGACTACATATAATCATCGCATTGATTTTTTTAACCTACCTTCCGTTTACCAGTATGATTCACTTTGTCGCCAAATACTTCACCTATCACGAGGTCCGATGGAACGACCGACCCCAGAGCGTGACGATGACCCGGAAGCTGAACGCCCAGCTGCAGCAACCCATGAGCTGGTCTGCGCCCCACGTGAAGAGCGACGGAAAGAAGAACTGGGTGGACGCGGCAACCGAGGAGATGAAAGATGAAAAAAAGCCTGAAAATTAGGGATATCTCCCTTAACGGGGATGTGCCTGTTACCGAGTTGAAAATAGACGAGATGCTTCCGCTTCCCCCCCCCTATGATAAAATAGAGGAGCAGCCGGGATGGAAGCAGGTTACCGAGGAGCAGAAAGGACGCATCGTTTGCAACCTCGACGGTGTTGTGGGCCTGAGTCTTCAGAAGCCCGGGAATACCGAGGAAGAGAAGAAATACGTGGACCTCTTCGTTATGGGGCTGCAGAAGCTCTTGAGCAGGGAAAACAACTGGACGTTTCTGCAGCCGCTCATACTGTCGCTCGAATACTGCGCGAAATGCCAGACCTGCAGCGATTCGTGCCCGGTTTACGAGGAAAGCGGCAAAAACGACCTGTACCGTCCCACCTATCGTTCGGAGGTATTTCGACGCCTGGCGAACAAGTACCTGAAACCCGGGGGGAAACTCCTGGCAAAACTGAACAATGAGGACATCGAACTTACCTGGACTACGATAAGTCGTCTGTACGAGCTGGCATACCGCTGCACCATGTGCCGCCGATGCGCACAGGCGTGCCCCATG
This genomic stretch from Spirochaetota bacterium harbors:
- the nrfD gene encoding NrfD/PsrC family molybdoenzyme membrane anchor subunit is translated as MFEKALSGSRKYWTLVFILLALAGAGVFFYLRQLSEGLVVTGMGRDVSWGFYISQFTFLVGVAASAVMVVLPYYLHDFKAFGKITILGEFLAISAVIMCILFVFVDMGQPFRIFNMFLHPTPNSMMFWDTVALIGYLLLNLFIGWATLGAERKGVAPPAWSRPLIYISIPWAVSIHTVTAFLYAGIPGRHLWLTAIMAARFLASAFASGPALLILLCMVVRRYTSFDPGREPIQALGKIVAYAMTINLFFIGLEFFTAYYSGIPGHSHSLDYLFFGLDGHGALVPFMWTSLGLAVLALALLINPSTRRNDRWLATGAAAVFFSIWLDKGLGLVVGGFIPNPFNSITEYFPTAPELIISLGVWALGFLILTLLYQITVAVREEARQ
- the dsrJ gene encoding sulfate reduction electron transfer complex DsrMKJOP subunit DsrJ, which codes for MHDRIKIFGGLALFIALATFPVWYARATGRANVAPEPKLVNAGKECVNTRAYMREYHMTMLNEWRDEVIRDGKRVPITVAGVKYQKSLTGSCMKCHANKADFCDTCHNYLGVSPSCWDCHNYPGERKHETR
- the dsrM gene encoding sulfate reduction electron transfer complex DsrMKJOP subunit DsrM codes for the protein MGLTLSLLLVGALALVAYALSGNMPAVFGIWVPYAASTLFLVGMVYRVIDWARSPVPFRITTTCGQAKSLPWIRSEPLESPSGLISVLGRMFLEVLFFRSLFRNSKADVHGGPKLVYGSSKWLWIFAMLFHWSFLVTFIRHLRFFTEPVPFLVTLAHSLDGIFEIGVPALYITNALILLALSCLLVRRIIVPHLRYISLLTDYLPLIMLFGIVLSGVIMRYFVKTDVVAAKKLIMSLLVFSPAIPDGLGAAFYIHLFLVCVFFALFPVTKLSHMAGVFLSPTRNLANTNRVKRHINPWNAPVKVHTYEEWEDEFSDRLKAAGYQLERD
- a CDS encoding (Fe-S)-binding protein, translated to MALKLRHDEVMNFDLRPSGKGWMDTKPEFSKGTYCFSGVRKHVEYLEQPNPREWQPYDDDWKLPERWEETIIKGFEDRLSRFRSFKLFMDICVRCGACSDKCHYFIGSGDPKNMPVLRAELMRSVYRKRFTAAGKILGRLVGARDIDEAVLKEWFYYFYQCTECRRCSVFCPYGIDTAEITMIGRELLNMVGLNINWIIEPASNCFRTGNHLGIQPHTFKDNIEFAVDEIESITGIRVNPTINRRGAEVLFIIPSADIFADPHIFTFYGYLTLFHEIGLDYTFSAYASEGGNFGLFFSHEMVKRLNAKIYAEAKRLGVKYIIGGECGHMWRVMHQYMDTMNGPAETKGDPVSSITGTRFDHARATKMVHICEFTSDLIHHKKLNLDPSRNDAYRVTFHDSCNPARAMGMLEEPRIVIKSSCNNFFEMPENTIREQTFCCGSGSGLGTDENLEMRMRGGLPRANAVKHVHDRHGVNMLSCICAIDKATLPALMDYWVGGVEVCGVHELLGNALMMKGEKERTVNLRGEELAAKEKSNA
- a CDS encoding respiratory nitrate reductase subunit gamma — protein: MSALVLMICTYAAVVIFIGVVAYRTIKIARMPVHLRWELAPVPHEKGKSAYGGSYLEEYEWWTKERESSIINEMVYMAKEIFLLKGVWANNRGLWPFTFLFHNGIYLLAAAVGFVFISAVLLTFASAVAVLDFTLALVSIFVIGGYLTGTVGSSGLLVKRFVDPDLKPFNSTSTYLNLVLMGLLFGSGLFAFFATGDYALELSYFARSVITLSPQSYVAIPVGLHIIIALIFLTYLPFTSMIHFVAKYFTYHEVRWNDRPQSVTMTRKLNAQLQQPMSWSAPHVKSDGKKNWVDAATEEMKDEKKPEN
- a CDS encoding MFS transporter, giving the protein MENKSVFGAKEMYAVILLALMNFFLFADQNLMAPNLTQIAREFGFTDLQRDTKLGGNISFVFWVLGGLVTLGIGYLTDLISRRNLFILVILLGEVPCLLTGFAQTYDQLFWLRAATGIGIGGALPLTYSMIGDYFSARNRASAAAWLGLAQGMGIAAGQLLAGFIGTEYGWRLPFIIVALPNFLLIFLFWLTVKEPVRGNAEESLRELIESGKVYAGRINWRLYKDIFKIKTNILVFLQGIPGTVPWGVFFIFLNDFYSQDKGFSVEVATLIVMTVGGAAIIGAFVGGLWGNKLYNINPRLLPLLCGSTTLLGIIPMALLLNYPSQIGVENPSMILPLAIGFITGFTITITGPNVKAIILNVNSPETRGSIFSLFNLADDLGKGFGPVIISLLIVAFGRLWAFNIANLFWLVCGVLLLVMIWTFPKDEESLNNLLKQRAREMRN
- a CDS encoding FAD-dependent oxidoreductase, which translates into the protein MIERTSSDVVIIGGVAAGPKTGAVLARRSPALNIVLFQREDYLSYASCGLPYFASGDVSSFAQLTRTSYGVERNPMFFKKTKGFDVVTGAEVISIDRDKKLVAVKEAKTGTVRSHGYSRLVIATGARPKTPPFHVPMSPFIRYFTRPDDAISFRKLAERGKIGSLVIIGGGYIGCELAEAATVWGFDTTLVEREPHLLPGGFDGEMAAHSKRALEAAGIAVRTKCEVTGITLSGEKPVVALSDVSITTDYVIICLGVTPESALARECGLAVGEKGGIIVNEHMRTSDPSIYAGGDCVEVRHLLTGGRAYFPLGSLANRHGRVIAENIAGKPAAFPGALGAALVKVCGLNMGCVGLSETQARAEGIACDCIWGGFADKPDYYPDAKEMMLKMVYDKANGRLLGLQAVGTGDICRRIDVFSSMLQRAASVGDLIDFEHGYAPPYSEALDPLHHLASLAEARASGLEMLPPCVASDRYEELIGGKFSWLDIREDEHFSGNKPPLYDHRTVVHIPLNELRERIAELDRSVAYVIMCGRGARSYQAWSILHAAGFAKAFVAGGGLAGAAG
- a CDS encoding RsbRD N-terminal domain-containing protein, translated to MIQNFIKANRDEILRRWRRSVLSSYSSQGASFMEGERDRFANPVGASINDVTSHLLECLIEGIDENGYSDTLERFIKIRAVQEYTASQAVGFVFMLKNAIIETPGYNAAFRDAYAGEFTVFNRIDRMALAAFDRYAACRENLHDIAMNEFKRHNRKIMERPGPSKTAGDI
- a CDS encoding 4Fe-4S dicluster domain-containing protein yields the protein MKRDNNNELSRRGFLKKAGLLGLSVAGAGALMEVVFGDDVLAASAAESSAAVRWAMVVDMTKCAGRDACTDCMTACHRAHNVPSIKSRRHEIKWIWKEPFVNAFPELRGGRLRADLAKTDFIVLCNHCDNPPCVRVCPTKATWRRPDGIVMMDMHRCIGCRYCMAACPYGSRSFNWMDPRKALDEKAINQDYPTRTKGVVEKCDFCAERVDHGRLPVCVEACKEKALAFGNLSDAKSNVSKLCAGRFAIRRKPELGTRPEVYYIV